The Nocardioides marmorisolisilvae genomic interval GAGCAGTTGGTGCCGCTGAAGGAGAACAGCATGTCCTTGCGCACCTTGACCTGTCGCGCCACCCAGGTGGTGACGGTGCCTGAGTCGCCGCACACGATGGCGTCGTCCTCGAGAACGTCATTGAGCGCCCAAGCCGGCACCTGCGGCTTCATCGGTACGTCGTCGCTGGTGCCGCGCTCCTCCATCAGGGCCCACCAGTCCTTCATACCGTCCTGAGCCTGCTGCAGGAACGACCGGTCGCCGTTGGTCTCCAGCAGCGGCAGCAGCGCGCGCAGTGTCGCGCCGGCGTCACCGCACAGTCCGACGTCCACGGGATACCGCAGCCCGATCCGCTGCGGCTTGTCGTCGATCTGCACGCACACCGCCTGGCCGGGCTCGGGCAGGAACTCGATGTAGGGCATCGAGCTCCCCACGATGACCAGGGCATCGCACTGCTCCATCGCATCCTCGCTCGGTCGGGTGCCGACCAGCGCGATCGATCCGGTCGTGTAGGGCGAGTCGTCCGGCACGCAGTCCTTGCCCAGCATCGCCTTCACGATCGGTGCGCCCAGCGTCTCCGCGAGCTGCTCGAGCTCCCGGCCGGCACCACGCGCTCCTGCACCGGCGAGGATGGTGACCTTCGTCTTGCCCTTCAACAGGTCGGCGGCGTCCTGGAGGTCCTGCTTCTCGGGCACCCGGATCGCGGGGCGGTACTGGGCCGAGGAGTGGCCCGGCACATTGCGTTTGAACCGCATCCCGGCCTCGGCCGGAGCCGCCTGGTAGTCGATCGGGAAGCCGAGGTGCGCGGGCCCGCGCTCGGTGAGCGCGGTCCGGCAGGCGTAGTCGACGACGTTGGGGATGGACTGCGGGCTCATGATCCGCTGGTTGTAGAGCGCCAGGTCGTTCATCAGGTAGTCGATGTTCATGTCCTGCAGGTACGACGTACCGATGAGGTCGGAGTAGGTCATCCCGGAGATCGCCAGGATCGGCGCCTGCTCCAGCTTGGCGTCGAGCAGGCCGTTCATCATGTGCACCGCGCCGGGTGCGGCCGTCGAGAAGCAGACGCCGAGCCGGCCGGTGAACTTGGCGTACCCCACCGCTGCCATCGCCGCCACCTCCTCGTGCCGCACATGGATGTAGGAGATCTCGTCGTGCCGCTTGCGCAGCGCGTCCATGAACCCGTTGATGCCGTCGCCGGGCAGCCCGAAGACGGTGTCCACCCCCCACTCGATGAGCCGGTCGACGAGTACGTCGGAAGCGGTCTGTGAATCCGGCATGTGCTTTCTCCTGTCAGGTGTCGGATGGCCAGGTGTCAGTGCGTCGGCTGCTCGTGCATCCGCCCGAACAACGGCAGCACCGACTGTTGCCAGGTGCGGTTGAGCACCATCGCGGTGGCGGCGTAGGCGGCGAAGGTGCCGACGGTCTCGCTCATTGTTCTGCTCCTTGCTGTTCTTGCTGTCCTTGCTGTCGTGCTATTGGCTGCCGAGCCGTTGCGCGGCCCTGCGGCCGGCCACTGCAACCGCGGCGATCGCAGCAGCGCCGGCGAGCGCTGCCGGGCTGGTCAAGGGATCTCGCAGCCGGCTCCGACCGGGCGGGCCTTGGTAGGGACCGGGGATGCGCCGTTCGATGCGCTGCTCGGGGAGGACGCTGGACTGGTTCGGGTCGGGTGCATCCAGCCCGGCAGCAAGCAGCTCGACACTGTGCACGGCGCGCCGGTCGCTGAGCTGGTCGATCTGCTCTCGGCAGCTGAAGCCGTCGGCGAGCAGCACGGTGTCATCACGGGCCGCGCGTACGCCGGGGAGGAGGACCCGCTCCGCACAGGCCACCGAGACGTCGTACCGTTCGCCGGCCTCGTAGCCGAAGCTGCCGGCCATCCCGCAGCAGCCGCTGTCGGGCACGTCTGTGCTCACCCCCGCCCGCTCCAGCAGCCGCTGCTCGGGGCCGAAGCCGAGGACGGCACCCTGGTGGCAGTGCACCTGGACGAGGGCGCGGGCGTCGACTCGCGGCGGCTCCCACTCGGGGACGAGCTCTTCGAGCGCTTGGGCGACGGTGAAGGTCTGCTTGGCCAGCCGGCGCGCGTCCTCGTCGTGCGGGAAGAGGTTGGGCAGCTCGTCGCGGAAGACCGCAAGGCAGGACGGCTCGGTCCCGACGACCGGCGTACCGGCCCTGATGTCATCCCGCAGCGTGTCCAGCACGCGCTGTAGGTAGCGTCGGGCGGTCGGCAGCATGCCGTAGTCGTAGAGCGGGCGCCCGCAGCACAGCCGGGCGTCAGGGACCCGGACCCGCAACCCGGCAGCCTCGAGGACCTCGACGGCAGACATCGCGACGTGCGGCTGGAAGTGGTCGGCGAAGGTGTCCACCCAGAGCAGGACCTCGCGGCCGTCAGGATTGGCTGGAGTACGACGCCGCTCCCACTCGCGGAACGTCCTCGGGGCGAATGCCGGCAGGCTCCGCTCGGGCGCCACCCCGGCCGCCAGCTTGACCACGCCAGACACGACCGGTGCGCGAGCGACCGCGTTGGCGAGTCCCGGCGCCCATGATGCGCCACGGGCCCACCGCTGGATCAGCCCCATGGCGTAGGCGGCCCGGGGCCGAAGCCGTCCCTCGTAGTAGTGCGAGAGGAACTCGGCCTTGTAGGTGGCCATGTCGACGCGGACCGGGCAGTCGCCCTTGCAGCCCTTGCACGCGAGGCAGAGGTCGAGCGCATCCTTGACACCCTCGTCGCGCCATGGGCGCTTGCGATCGCCGGCCTCGCGCATCATCTCGAACAGCAGCCGTGCGCGTCCGCGGGTGGAGTTCTTCTCCTCGCGGGTGACCATGAAGCTCGGGCACATCGTGCCGCCGTCGAGGTGGCGGCACTTGCCGACGCCGAAGCACCGGTTGGCCGCGTCGGCGAAGCTGAAGCCGTCCTCGGCGAAGCTGAAATGGGTGTCCAGGTCCGGCGGGGCGTACGACGTGCCCAGCCGAAGGTGCTCGGTGGGCGGATAGGGGTCGACCACCATGTGGGGGTTCATCAGTCCGTCGGGGTCGAAGATCGACTTGAACTCCTCGAAGGCACGCACCAGCTCCGGGCCGAAGACGCGCTCCAGGAACGTCGCCTTGAGCTGGCCGTCGCCGTGCTCGCCGGAGGGGACGCCGCCGTAGCGAAGGACCAGGTCGGCGGCCTCGTCCAGGAAGCGGCGGAACTGCTCGATGCCGTCGACGGTCCTGATGTCGAGGTCCAGACGATTGTGGATGCAGCCCTGTCCGAAGTGGCCGAACAGCACGGTGTGGTACCCGTAGCGCTCCACCAGCTCCCGGTAGTCCCTGAGGTAGCCGGGCAGCACCGACGGGTCGACTGCCGCGTCCTCCCAGCCGGCCATGCCGCCGTGCTCCTGCGGGATCCGGGTCGAGCCGATCGCGCCTCGTCGGACCTCCCAGATGTCGGACTCGTGCTGGGGGTCGTCGTACATCTTCATGGTGGGCGCGTGGGGCAGCTCGCCCAGCCGCTCCATCATCCGGGAACCCTGCACGTCGGCCTCATCCTGGGTGTCCCCGCCGTACTCGATGAGCACGAACGTGTTGCCCTCGGGGAGCTCGCCCATCCCCGCGGAATCGAAGTCCTTGGCGCGAAGGTTGTCGATGATCCCGCTCTCGAAGAACTCCAGGCCGTGGGGCCGGCTGTCGAGGATGTCGGTGACGTGCTCGGCGGCGGTAGGGGAGTCGGGGTAGCCCAGCACGACGAGCGAGCGCTTCGGCGGCCACGGCAGCAGCCGAACGGTGGCGGACAGCACCAGTGCGCAGGTGCTCTCTGTGCCGACCAGGGCGCGTGCGGTGTTGAAGCCCTTCTCAGGGAGCAGGTCGTCGAGGTTGTAGCCGGTCACCCGGCGCGGGATGTCCGGATAGCGCTCACGGACCAGGTCGGCGTAGCGGTCGCGGAGGTCGCGGAGCCGGCGATAGATCTCACCGCGCCTCCCGCCTGCGCCGACGATCTCGTCTAGCCGGGGCTCCTCGTTGACGCCGACGGTCAGCAGGGTCCCGTCGTGGAGGAGCAGCTCGAGCTCGAGCACGTTGTCGACGGTCTTGCCGCCGTACACCGAGTGCGTGCCGCACGAGTTGTTGCCGATCATCCCGCCCAGGGTGTTGTGGTCGTGGGTGGCGGGGTCGGGCGCAAAGGTGAGCCCGTGGTCCATCGCGGCATAGCGAAGCTGGTCGCAGATGACGCCTGGCTCGACCACGGCCGTCCGCGCCTCGGGGTCCAGGTCGAGGATCCGGTTCATGTACTTGGAGAAGTCGAAGATGACGGCGGCATTCACGCTCTGCCCCGACAGGGCGGTGCCTCCTCCTCGTGCGAGGACCGGTGCTCCGTGGTCGTGGCAGACCGCCATGGCAGCGACCACGTCCTGGACGTCGCGCGGCACGACGACGCCGATGGGCACCGTCCGGTAGAGCGAGGCGTCGTTGGCGTAGAGGTGCCGGCTCGCTTCGTCGAACCGCACTTCCCCCCGGACCGCACCGGACAGGTCGTGGGCGAGCCGCTCGGCTGTCCTCGGGGGAAGGGTGGCGCTGGGCATTTCGTGTCGCACTCCGACATTTCGAGGTTCACAGCGCAGTACCCACCGCCCCGGGTGTCCATGTGGCGCCGTGGGGAAGTTGTCGGCGGGCTCTGGTTCGGGCAGTCCGCGACGCTCCGGCGGACGGAGATCCCGACGCCTCAGCGTCGCT includes:
- a CDS encoding FAD-binding and (Fe-S)-binding domain-containing protein, with protein sequence MPSATLPPRTAERLAHDLSGAVRGEVRFDEASRHLYANDASLYRTVPIGVVVPRDVQDVVAAMAVCHDHGAPVLARGGGTALSGQSVNAAVIFDFSKYMNRILDLDPEARTAVVEPGVICDQLRYAAMDHGLTFAPDPATHDHNTLGGMIGNNSCGTHSVYGGKTVDNVLELELLLHDGTLLTVGVNEEPRLDEIVGAGGRRGEIYRRLRDLRDRYADLVRERYPDIPRRVTGYNLDDLLPEKGFNTARALVGTESTCALVLSATVRLLPWPPKRSLVVLGYPDSPTAAEHVTDILDSRPHGLEFFESGIIDNLRAKDFDSAGMGELPEGNTFVLIEYGGDTQDEADVQGSRMMERLGELPHAPTMKMYDDPQHESDIWEVRRGAIGSTRIPQEHGGMAGWEDAAVDPSVLPGYLRDYRELVERYGYHTVLFGHFGQGCIHNRLDLDIRTVDGIEQFRRFLDEAADLVLRYGGVPSGEHGDGQLKATFLERVFGPELVRAFEEFKSIFDPDGLMNPHMVVDPYPPTEHLRLGTSYAPPDLDTHFSFAEDGFSFADAANRCFGVGKCRHLDGGTMCPSFMVTREEKNSTRGRARLLFEMMREAGDRKRPWRDEGVKDALDLCLACKGCKGDCPVRVDMATYKAEFLSHYYEGRLRPRAAYAMGLIQRWARGASWAPGLANAVARAPVVSGVVKLAAGVAPERSLPAFAPRTFREWERRRTPANPDGREVLLWVDTFADHFQPHVAMSAVEVLEAAGLRVRVPDARLCCGRPLYDYGMLPTARRYLQRVLDTLRDDIRAGTPVVGTEPSCLAVFRDELPNLFPHDEDARRLAKQTFTVAQALEELVPEWEPPRVDARALVQVHCHQGAVLGFGPEQRLLERAGVSTDVPDSGCCGMAGSFGYEAGERYDVSVACAERVLLPGVRAARDDTVLLADGFSCREQIDQLSDRRAVHSVELLAAGLDAPDPNQSSVLPEQRIERRIPGPYQGPPGRSRLRDPLTSPAALAGAAAIAAVAVAGRRAAQRLGSQ
- a CDS encoding thiamine pyrophosphate-dependent enzyme, which produces MPDSQTASDVLVDRLIEWGVDTVFGLPGDGINGFMDALRKRHDEISYIHVRHEEVAAMAAVGYAKFTGRLGVCFSTAAPGAVHMMNGLLDAKLEQAPILAISGMTYSDLIGTSYLQDMNIDYLMNDLALYNQRIMSPQSIPNVVDYACRTALTERGPAHLGFPIDYQAAPAEAGMRFKRNVPGHSSAQYRPAIRVPEKQDLQDAADLLKGKTKVTILAGAGARGAGRELEQLAETLGAPIVKAMLGKDCVPDDSPYTTGSIALVGTRPSEDAMEQCDALVIVGSSMPYIEFLPEPGQAVCVQIDDKPQRIGLRYPVDVGLCGDAGATLRALLPLLETNGDRSFLQQAQDGMKDWWALMEERGTSDDVPMKPQVPAWALNDVLEDDAIVCGDSGTVTTWVARQVKVRKDMLFSFSGTNCSMAAGLPYAIGAQTAYPGRQVVVFTGDGSLTMQLGDFLTCVQHQLPVKIVVVKNNTLGLIKWEQMVFLGNPEYGVNMAPLDFVKFAEAAGARGWHVEKPGEMGDALRAAMEYDGPAIVEVLVDEHEPPMPAKVKPQQVKKMAAALKAGTPNRNRIALQMVKDVLDESSFDASPGGFIPDSLGQVAAKVAGKARRRAEDQE